A genome region from Arachis duranensis cultivar V14167 chromosome 8, aradu.V14167.gnm2.J7QH, whole genome shotgun sequence includes the following:
- the LOC107460382 gene encoding MAG2-interacting protein 2 — protein MEFPLYETRRHASSSTSPSSSSTTTTMQIPNYPPQRQANDGTAGSFRSLLSVRGVSQLKEKWTEYNQPKKLRRLVSLFVSPTAKHVAVAAGNRITVLSKDDDYQVPCGIFAGRSLGTFSMGAWSEDDDILGVVDDTDTLYFIKFNGEVIAEIVKKHLKISSPIVGLSFENGSDEHKSYMFSVITSDGSLQQIELSYGQSGYTFPNYTSYHWKNLCSNIFCFDRHHELNFLVAVHKNSGSCHLSLWHTNSSRELEQLSSLQFKGLYVKPKDFRGQLTYPKVLISPQGTFITTLDLTGCLHIFKLDRKGFTLSRLCLGELDDSSMFDNLSVGGSRSSVGLMDFMWWSDHILAVVERNGVVSLIDILNGSKVQEEGPAYFLPVVEGAPKYKGCLFLLATPSSQERSNPSDVGSTDELQHIEWITEDRLNQFHFSRLLWCLITFSEKSVPEMYGILISKKRYHDALDFADSHGLDKDEVLKSQWLNSSQGLNEINKYLSSIKDREFVLSECVDRIGPTEDAVKALLDYGLHITDHYRFSEVDDHTSTLVWNARLARLRILQFRDRLETFLGVNMGRFSVQEYGKFRVMPISEAAVALAESGKIGALNLLFKRHPYSLSPFMLEILSAIPETVPAETYVQLLPGRSPPAGVAVRKDDWVECEKMVCFINTSVESHDIQIQAKTEPLVKHFLGTFWPSIDELTNWYKNRARFMDDFSGQLDNCLRFLEFALHKGLSELQQFHQDVLYLYQIIYSDDTDGETSFNMSLARWGELSDYDKFKFMLKGVKEENVNERLRNRAIPFMHGKLHMVSLSGDISLLDSANQNIEKSFLVRWLTETALVNKLNICLVVIEEGCRNFQSNAYFKSDVEAIDCALQCIYLSTVTDRWSTMASILSKLPPLHGTTIQIENLERSLRLAEGHIEAGRLLAFYQVPKPLNFFVEAESDEKGVKQIIRLILSKFIRRQPSRSDSEWATMWRDMQYLREKAFPFLDLEYILVEFCRGLLKAGKFSLARNYLKGTSSVALASEKAESLVIQAAREYFFSASSLSCSEIWNARECLNLYPNSANVKAEADIIDALTVKLPNLGVNILPMQFRQIKDPMEIVKMAITSPTGAYFHVDELIEVARLLGLRSADEIAAVEEAIAREAAVSGDLQLAFDLCLVLARKGHGYVWDLCAAIARGPALENMDVDSRKQLLGFALSYCDEESIGELLHAWKDLDLQGQCETLMISRGTNSSRFSLQGSSFNSLPKQSIQNICFQASNGMNTNNQDVHLEKIKEELSAVAKSLTIGDQADWASSLTENVKVLSFAASQLPWLLDLSKKGEHDTKFITGKQYLNIRTQAVVTILSWLARNEFSPRDNLIASLAKSVMEQPVTEEEDIIGCSYLLNLFDAFNGVEIIEEQLKIRKDYQQVCSIMNVGMAYSLLHNSGIGTDPIQRKELLKMRFKEKHASPTSDEIDKLGKVQSSFWREWKLKLEEQKRLTDHSRALQKIIPGVETERFLSGDSIYIENVVLNLIESVKMEKKHILKDTLKLADTYGLKSTEVLLQYLSAVLVSDVWTNDDITAEIADFKGKVVENGANTIETISSIVYPAIDGCNKLRLAYVYGLLAECYLQLESTKDSSPMTYHDHQNSDLRFAHYYRVIEQECKRVSFVNNLNFKNIAGLHGLNFECFSDEVYACIDDSSLSALSKMVQTLANIYGDSLPEGFMSWQDVYKHYILHLLSDLESKAANESSGRTPEYLQSFISKLEHSYGSCRSYIGLLSQSDALGIMKKYFTIIIPLYSSYGFIPDNSTWQDCLIVLLDFWTRLADDMKEIALEESSGETVCFNPMCLISCLKAFMKLVMEDIISPSQGWGSIYGYVQCGLSGESTLEIYNFCKAMIFSGCGYGAVAEVFSVASSESGLASDSGQGSQDLPHFYLDILEAVLQELVNGSHENRNLFHILSSLSKLESDVKVMQCVRRVIWERMVQFSDNLQLPSSIRVYVLELMQYISGKSIKGFSAEMEANVQPWEEWNELLYAGSKSETDVNKQLLDNKDSSNRFTNTLVALKSSQLVASISPSIEITADDLLNVDSAVSCFLKFFGEASNDSHFDALIAILEEWDGLFTTVKDRERENAAEASEGGNDWNNDDWDEGWESLEEVENTEKVKKGDSASVHPLHVCWTEIFKKLTSVSRFSDVLRLIDQSLSKPNVTLLDEDDARSLSQIALGIDCFAALKMTLLLPYKALHLQCLAAIEDNLRQSIPTLKIRNVELLILVLSSGLLTTISSDSTYGKSFSYICYLIGNLSNQCQQALVSGKRINTSEDAENPLLLFRTTLFPMFISELVKADQHVLAGFLVTKFMHTNESLSLINIAEASLDRYLERQLHLLQVNEIPVDKTCITLKNTVGSLRGKMSSLIQSTLPLLPTRVR, from the exons GGTCTTGCCATCTTTCTCTTTGGCATACAAATTCAAGTAGAGAACTGGAGCAGTTGTCCTCTTTGCAGTTTAAGGGATTATATGTAAAGCCAAAAGATTTCAGAGGTCAACTAACATATCCAAAGGTGCTAATCTCACCACAAGGTACATTCATTACTACACTGGATTTGACAGGGTGCTTGCATATTTTTAAGTTGGACAGAAAAGGCTTTACACTATCTCGGCTTTGCTTGGGGGAGCTAGACGATTCATCAATGTTTGATAATTTATCAGTTGGAGGGAGTAGGTCCTCTGTGGGTCTTATGGATTTTATGTGGTGGAGTGACCATATCCTTGCTGTTGTAGAAAGGAATGGTGTTGTTTCATTGATTGACATCCTAAATGGTTCAAAAGTTCAGGAAGAGGGTCCTGCATACTTTTTGCCTGTTGTAGAAGGTGCACCAAAATACAAGGGCTGTCTTTTTCTGTTAGCAACTCCGTCATCTCAAGAAAGATCTAATCCTTCTGATGTTGGATCAACAGATGAGTTACAACATATAGAGTGGATCACTGAAGATAGGCTTAATCAGTTTCACTTTTCTAGGTTGCTCTGGTGCCTCATTACTTTTTCTGAGAAATCTGTCCCTGAAATGTACGGTATATTGATTAGCAAGAAAAGATATCATGATGCTCTGGATTTCGCTGATAGTCATGGACTGGATAAAGATGAAGTTCTGAAGTCACAGTGGTTGAATTCTAGTCAAGgattaaatgaaataaataaatatttgtcaAGTATTAAGGATAGAGAGTTTGTACTTTCCGAATGTGTTGATAGAATTGGACCTACAGAAGATGCTGTGAAAGCTTTACTGGATTATGGTCTCCACATCACTGACCATTATAGATTCTCAGAAGTAGATGATCATACTTCTACTCTAGTATGGAATGCTCGTTTGGCCAGACTTCGAATTTTGCAATTTAGAGATAGGTTAGAAACATTTCTCGGAGTAAACATGGGAAG GTTTTCTGTGCAGGAATATGGCAAGTTTCGTGTTATGCCTATTAGCGAAGCTGCTGTAGCACTGGCTGAAAGCGGAAAAATTGGTGCCTTAAATTTGCTGTTTAAGCGTCATCCGTATTCTTTATCTCCATTTATGTTGGAAATTTTATCTGCCATCCCAGAAACAGTTCCTGCCGAAACATATGTGCAGCTTCTTCCTGGGAGATCTCCTCCTGCTGGTGTTGCAGTGAGGAAAGATGATTGGGTTGAATGTGAGAAGATGGTTTGCTTCATTAACACATCAGTTGAAAGCCATGACATTCAAATCCAAGCCAAAACTGAACCACTTGTTAAACATTTTCTTGGAACTTTTTGGCCATCAATTGATGAGCTCACCAATTGGTATAAAAATAGAGCTAGATTCATGGATGATTTCAGTGGGCAGCTGGATAATTGTTTAAGGTTTCTTGAGTTTGCTCTTCACAAAGGTTTATCTGAGTTGCAGCAATTCCATCAGGATGTCCTATACTtgtatcaaattatttattctgATGACACTGATGGCGAAACAAGCTTCAATATGAGTCTTGCCAGGTGGGGAGAGTTGTCGGACtatgataaatttaaatttatgctTAAGGGAGTCAAAGAGGAGAATGTAAATGAAAGACTACGCAATAGAGCTATTCCTTTTATGCATGGAAAGCTTCACATGGTATCCCTAAGCGGAGATATCAGTCTTCTTGATTCTGCAAATCAAAATATAGAGAAATCATTTCTGGTGAGATGGTTGACAGAAACTGCTTTGGTGAATAAATTGAACATATGCTTGGTGGTTATTGAGGAAGGGTGCAGAAACTTCCAAAGCAATGCCTATTTCAAAAGTGATGTGGAAGCTATTGACTGTGCTTTGCAATGCATATATTTGTCCACAGTTACAGATAGGTGGAGTACAATGGCATCCATTCTATCTAAATTACCTCCGCTACATg GCACTACAATTCAAATAGAGAACCTTGAGAGAAGTCTTAGACTTGCTGAAGGTCATATTGAAGCTGGGAGACTTTTGGCATTCTACCAG GTCCCAAAGCCATTAAACTTTTTTGTGGAGGCTGAATCAGATGAGAAGGGTGTCAAACAGATCATTCGCCTTATTCTATCTAAATTTATTCGCCGTCAACCTAGCCGATCTGATAGTGAATGGGCCACCATGTGGCGTGATATGCAATACTTGAGGGAAAAAGCATTTCCTTTCCTGGACCTGGAGtatattttggttgaattttgcaGAGGGCTGCTCAAAGCTGGGAAGTTCTCTCTTGCAAGAAATTATTTGAAGGGTACGAGTTCAGTTGCTTTGGCATCGGAGAAGGCAGAAAGCCTTGTCATTCAAGCAGCTAGGGAATACTTTTTCTCAGCTTCAAGTCTTTCTTGTTCAGAA ATCTGGAATGCTAGAGAATGCCTTAACCTATATCCAAATAGTGCAAATGTCAAGGCAGAGGCAGATATTATTGATGCACTTACAGTTAAGCTTCCCAACCTTGGGGTGAACATTCTTCCCATGCAGTTCAGGCAAATAAAAGATCCTATGGAGATTGTGAAAATGGCAATCACAAGTCCAACTGGAGCATATTTTCATGTTGATGAACTTATTGAAGTTGCTAGACTTCTTGGCCTGAGGTCTGCAGATGAAATAGCAGCTGTTGAGGAAGCTATTGCTAGAGAAGCTGCAGTTTCAGGTGATTTGCAATTGGCATTTGATCTTTGTCTTGTTTTGGCCCGCAAGGGGCATGGTTACGTGTGGGATTTATGTGCTGCAATTGCAAGAGGTCCTGCTCTTGAAAATATGGATGTAGACTCTAGAAAGCAACTTTTAGGCTTTGCTTTGAGTTACTGTGATGAGGAATCCATTGGGGAGCTTCTCCATGCATGGAAAGACTTGGATTTGCAAGGCCAGTGTGAAACATTAATGATTTCGAGAGGGACAAATTCTTCAAGATTTTCATTACAGGGTTCGTCTTTTAACTCACTTCCCAAACAAAGCATTCAAAATATTTGCTTTCAAGCGTCTAATGGCATGAATACCAACAATCAggatgttcatcttgagaaaattaaagaagagctTTCTGCTGTTGCTAAAAGCTTAACTATTGGTGATCAAGCAGATTGGGCATCGTCCTTGACTGAAAATGTAAAAGTTCTGTCTTTTGCTGCTTCACAACTCCCTTGGTTGCTTGACTTGAGTAAGAAAGGAGAACATGATACAAAATTCATAACTGGGAAGCAGTATTTGAACATCAGAACACAGGCTGTGGTGACCATTTTGTCCTGGTTGGCTAGAAATGAATTTTCCCCTAGAGACAATCTGATTGCTTCTCTAGCAAAATCAGTTATGGAGCAACCAGTtactgaagaagaagatataatTGGGTGCTCTTATCTTTTGAATCTTTTTGATGCTTTCAATGGAGTGGAAATTATAGAAGAACAGCTCAAAATACGAAAAGATTACCAGCAAGTTTGTAGCATCATGAATGTTGGGATGGCTTACAGCTTATTACACAATTCTGGAATAGGGACTGATCCTATTCAGAGGAAGGAGCTATTGAAGATGAGGTTTAAGGAAAAGCATGCATCACCCACTTCTG ATGAAATAGATAAGCTTGGCAAGGTACAGTCCTCATTTTGGAGAGAGTGGAAACTGAAACTAGAAGAGCAAAAGCGTCTGACTGATCATTCCAGAGCACTACAAAAGATAATTCCTGGGGTTGAAACAGAGCGTTTTCTGTCTGGGGATTCCATTTATATTGAGAATGTAGTTCTCAATCTCATTGAGTCagtaaaaatggagaaaaagCACATTCTTAAGGACACTTTAAAATTGGCTGATACTTATGGCTTAAAGAGTACTGAG GTGCTATTGCAATACTTAAGTGCTGTCCTTGTTTCTGATGTTTGGACAAATGATGATATTACAGCCGAAATTGCAGATTTTAAAGGAAAAGTAGTTGAGAATGGAGCCAATACCATTGAAACCATTTCATCAATTGTATACCCAGCAATTGATGGGTGCAACAAACTCCGGCTTGCTTATGTGTATGGCCTGTTGGCAGAGTGCTACTTGCAGCTGGAAAGCACCAAAGATTCATCACCAATGACATATCATGATCATCAAAATTCTGATTTAAGGTTTGCTCATTATTACAGAGTCATTGAGCAAGAGTGCAAACGTGTATCATTTGTTAACAATCTTAACTTCAAAAATATAGCTGGTTTACATGGTTTGAATTTTGAGTGTTTTAGTGATGAAGTTTATGCATGTATAGACGACAGTAGCTTGTCAGCTTTGTCAAAAATGGTACAGACTCTTGCAAATATTTACGGCGATTCATTGCCTGAGGGATTCATGTCATGGCAGGATGTCTACAAGCATTACATCCTGCATTTGCTCAGTGATTTGGAGAGCAAAGCTGCAAATGAATCTAGTGGCAGAACGCCTGAGTACCTTCAAAGCTTCATAAGTAAGCTTGAGCACAGCTATGGTTCATGCCGATCATACATTGGACTTTTGAGTCAGTCTGATGCTTTGGGGATCATGAAGAAGTACTTCACTATAATCATTCCTCTTTACAGTTCTTATGGATTCATTCCAGACAATTCAACATGGCAAGACTGTCTTATTGTTCTTCTAGACTTCTGGACGAGACTGGCAGATGATATGAAAGAAATTGCATTGGAGGAAAGCTCAGGAGAAACTGTTTGCTTCAATCCAATGTGTTTAATAAGTTGTCTGAAAGCTTTTATGAAATTGGTGATGGAGGATATAATCTCACCAAGTCAGGGATGGGGAAGTATTTATGGCTATGTCCAGTGCGGTTTGAGTGGCGAGTCTACTttagaaatttataatttctgcAAAGCTATGATTTTTTCTGGCTGTGGGTATGGGGCCGTTGCTGAGGTTTTTTCTGTTGCATCGTCAGAATCAGGTTTAGCTTCTGATTCTGGCCAAGGTTCCCAAGATCTTCCTCATTTCTATTTGGATATTCTGGAAGCTGTTCTGCAGGAATTAGTCAATGGATCCCATGAGAACCGGAACCTGTTTCATATATTGTCATCTTTAAGCAAGCTTGAAAGTGATGTAAAAGTCATGCAATGTGTTAGACGTGTAATTTGGGAAAGAATGGTACAGTTCTCCGACAATTTACAGTTGCCAAGCTCCATCAGAGTTTATGTGTTAGAGCTTATGCAATATATATCAGGTAAAAGTATAAAGGGTTTCTCAGCTGAAATGGAAGCCAATGTCCAACCGTGGGAAGAATGGAATGAGTTGCTTTATGCTGGCAGCAAGAGTGAGACTGATGTCAACAAGCAGTTGCTGGATAACAAAGATTCTTCTAATAGGTTTACAAATACTCTGGTTGCTCTAAAATCATCTCAGCTTGTAGCATCGATCTCTCCTAGCATAGAAATCACCGCAGACGACCTATTGAATGTAGACTCGGCTGTATCTTGCTTTCTGAAGTTCTTTGGAGAAGCGAGTAATGATTCCCACTTCGATGCTCTGATAGCTATTTTGGAAGAGTGGGATGGACTGTTCACAACAGTGAAAGATCGAGAAAGAGAAAATGCTGCTGAAGCATCTGAAGGTGGGAATGACTGGAACAATGATGATTGGGACGAGGGATGGGAAAGTCTTGAGGAAGTGGAAAACACCGAGAAAGTAAAGAAAGGGGACTCTGCTTCTGTTCATCCGTTACATGTGTGTTGGacagaaatatttaaaaagctCACAAGCGTATCAAGGTTTAGTGATGTGCTGAGACTGATTGATCAATCATTATCAAAACCCAATGTTACGTTACTTGATGAAGATGATGCCAGGAGCTTAAGCCAGATAGCACTCGGCATCGATTGCTTTGCGGCTTTGAAGATGACATTGTTGCTGCCTTACAAAGCATTACACTTACAGTGTCTGGCTGCAATTGAGGATAACTTGCGTCAAAGCATCCCTACTTTAAAGATTAGGAACGTTGAGTTACTAATTCTCGTTCTATCATCTGGGCTTCTCACTACTATCTCCAGTGACTCCACCTATGGTAAAAGTTTCTCTTATATCTGCTATTTGATTGGAAACTTATCCAATCAATGTCAACAAGCTTTGGTATCAGGTAAAAGAATCAACACTAGTGAAGACGCTGAGAATCCATTGCTGCTTTTCAGAACGACCCTTTTCCCTATGTTCATATCAGAACTTGTTAAAGCTGATCAGCATGTTCTAGCTGGATTTCTTGTCACAAAATTCATGCACACTAATGAGTCGCTGAGTCTCATTAACATTGCAGAGGCCAGTCTCGATAGGTATCTTGAAAGGCAGTTGCACTTGCTACAGGTCAATGAGATCCCTGTTGACAAGACATGTATAACACTGAAGAACACTGTTGGAAGCTTGAGAGGCAAGATGAGCAGTTTAATCCAGTCCACATTGCCATTGCTTCCTACTAGAGTTAGATGA
- the LOC107460437 gene encoding uncharacterized protein LOC107460437 isoform X2, which yields MLVLVSTVTAVGRSNCSAVSATGECSLVTGELCRAFGCHRSCCQGRFKIATASCCYSVLLWLLQKWLGAEVLVAGDFELRWKELREMFGLWICVLRYGCRSQEECI from the exons ATGTTGGTGCTGGTTAGCACCGTCACTGCTGTTGGCCGTTCGAACTGCTCTGCCGTCTCTGCCACCGGAGAATGCAGCTTAGTCACCGGAGAACTTTGCCG AGCTTTTGGCTGCCACCGGAGCTGTTGTCAGGGCCGGTTCAAAATCGCAACTGCTTCGTGTTGTTATTCCG TGTTGCTATGGTTATTACAAAAGTGGCTGGGAGCTGAGGTTTTGGTTGCCGGTGATTTCGagttgaggtggaaagaactccGTGAGATGTTTGGGTTATGGatttgcgttttgag atATGGATGCAGAAGTCAAGAAGAGTGTATTTAA
- the LOC107460437 gene encoding uncharacterized protein LOC107460437 isoform X1 — protein MLVLVSTVTAVGRSNCSAVSATGECSLVTGELCRAFGCHRSCCQGRFKIATASCCYSVLLWLLQKWLGAEVLVAGDFELRWKELREMFGLWICVLRCPLQCHVGRGKKFEGQISP, from the exons ATGTTGGTGCTGGTTAGCACCGTCACTGCTGTTGGCCGTTCGAACTGCTCTGCCGTCTCTGCCACCGGAGAATGCAGCTTAGTCACCGGAGAACTTTGCCG AGCTTTTGGCTGCCACCGGAGCTGTTGTCAGGGCCGGTTCAAAATCGCAACTGCTTCGTGTTGTTATTCCG TGTTGCTATGGTTATTACAAAAGTGGCTGGGAGCTGAGGTTTTGGTTGCCGGTGATTTCGagttgaggtggaaagaactccGTGAGATGTTTGGGTTATGGatttgcgttttgag GTGTCCGTTACAGTGCCACGTTGGAAGGGGaaaaaagttcgaaggacaaataagtccttga